The Granulicella sp. 5B5 nucleotide sequence GCGTGGTCGGCCTTCGATCATGCAGCCGGCCTCCGCGATGCCGCAGCCGATATATTCGACCCCGCCCTCAAAACATTTGACGACCAGGTCGCCGCCACCCACGACGCCACCGTCGAAGACCTCAAGGGCTGCCGCACCTGGCTCGTCTTCTACCGCCAGGGCATCAACCATCCGTCTACCGACACCCAGTGGAAGGACCGCAGCGATCGCCACCTCAATGGCTGCGTCAAGTTCCACCTTGACACCACCTCCTAGCTCGATGACCCACGCCGACCTCCTCGCCGCACTCCGCGACTGCTACGCCCCGCCCGCACAGCGCAACATCGTCGACGCCGGCCTGCTCAAATCCGCTTCCCTCACGCTCGACACCGAAGCCCCCGGCTACAAAATTCCCGGCGTACCGCCACGCTACCTCGCCACTCTCACACTCCACGCCCCGGCCTCGACGACGCCGCCAACACACAGCTCACCGCCCAGATCGAAAACCGCCTCCTCGGCCTGCCCCCCATCTCCCGCGTCGACATCACGCTCCTCCCAGCCCTCTTCCCCATCCTGTAACCTCGCTGCGCTTCTAGGTACCCCGAGCCTTCAGGCTCGGGTCTCATATCCCCTCAGAAAAGAAGGGGCTTTAGCCCCTGGGGTATGCTCTCCCCAGACGACAAGCAAGATGCCCAGCAAGAAACTCCAAACCGCCATCCACCCCCGCGAAGCCGTCATTCATCCTTTTGACCAGCTCCACGGCACCGACACCTCCGGCCTCATCGCTGGCGACATCATCGCCCGCGGCACCGGCGTCCCCGTCGAAGAACTCACCGCCTACTACGGCATCGCACCCAGCATCCTCCACCGCCTGCTCGACCACTGGCTGCAGCGCACCGCTCCTCTCGCGCCCATCAGCCGCACCGTCTTCCTCGACGTAGGCGCCGGTAAAGGCCGCGCCATGCTGCTCGCCTCACAGTATCCTTTCCTCCGCATCGAAGGCGTCGAACTCAACGCCACACTCGCCGGCGTCGCCCACAACAACATCGCCCTCTGGCAGAACGACATCACCAGCGAAGCCCTCGCGCCCATCGCGCTTCACCACGCCGACGCCACCAAACACACGCTCCCCCCTGAAGCCACACTCGCCTTCCTCTTCCACCCCTTCGAGCTCCCCATCCTCCGCCGCTTCCTCCGCCACGTCGAAACCTCACTCGCCCATAACCCGCGTCCCTTCGATCTCCTCTACGCCAACGCCGAGCACGGCTCCCTCCTCGACCGCCACCCCGCCTTCACCCGCCTCTGGATCGGCTCCGTCGCCATGACCCCCGACGACCACCTCGCCGACCTCGCCGCCATCGCCCAGCAGAAGGAATATGGATCGACAGGCGACGAACTTTGCGCCATCTACCGCTTCACCGGCCGAGGCGCTTAATTCACTCCTGAAATTCAGTTACAAACTTTTACGCAATTTCCTGGAACGAAATCATCCGTACCGCCGTATTCCTACCAGACGATGTTTGAACCGCTCTTTTCCCAACAAACAGAGAGTCAAGTTCGAATAACGAACGATACGGTCGATAAAAGATTGCATCCAACGGAACCTTTCAGCGATCCTATCCGTAGTAGATGAAGTAGAGTTTGCCAAACTGTTTGGCACGCCGGCGCCCCCAACCTAGGAGAGAGCGCCAGCAAACGGGACCCGGAACGGGCCCAGATACAGATCCCGGCGAATGTGACGGCTGAGTCAAGATCTCAACACCGCCTGCGCCGAAATCAGACCCCTAACCCCCGTACATCGGGCACGGCGCCGCACCCGGGCTACCCGGCCGCGTGCGCCCTAGGAGAAACACTATGTACCTCGCATTGATTGCTACCGTCTTCGCTTCAACAGTTTTTGTGCCAGCTTTCATCGGCATCCGCGCCCGCACCAACAGCAACTGGCGCTCCCTGTAAGCCAAGCCGTACTACCTAAAAGTGCAGGCCGCGATCACTCGCGGCCTTTCGCTTTTCTACCAGCTTTACTTCTATCGATCTCTCCAGTTCACCAGCAGCAGCCGCTCGTTCTCCACCTCGCCCTGCGATATGGAAACCTCCGCATCCGCACGTTCCATCACGCTCGCGAACTTATCGCCCCATTCCACCATCACCAGGGCATCAGGGGCATCGGCCATCTCCCACAGCCCCACCGTCTCCAGTTCGGTCTCGTTCTCCAACCGATACAGATCCAGGTGAATCAGCCGCGTCTTGCGCCCCTTGTACTCATGCACCAGAGTGAACGTCGGGCTCGTCACCTCATCGGCATTGGCACCCAACGCAGCCGCCATACCACGAACCAGCGTCGTCTTGCCCATCCCCAGCTCGCCGCGCAGCACCACCAGCTTCGGAGCCACCAGCAACTCAGTCATCATCTCGCCCAGCGCCAGCGTGCCGTTCTCACTGCGCGTCCGCAGCCGCTTCTCCCGTGTCCACTCTCTCATCGCATATCCCTTACAACAATTGTCTGTCATCTCGACCGGAGCGCGCAGCGCGGAGCGGAGAGATCCCCGCATTTGTCTTTTGCTTGGATTGCCTGGAATATTACCGCGCCGCCGCCCCCACCACCCACGTCAGCCCGTCCTCATCGCGCACCCGCGAACGGAACGCATCGCAAAGATGCCCCACCGTATCGGTCGCGAGCACCGTATGCTCATCCTGCTTCACCGCCGCAAAGTCTCCGGCGAGCCCATGCAGAAACACCGCCGCCTCCACTGCCTGCGCAACATCTTCCGCCTTGCCGCTCCGCGCATACTGCGCCAGCATCGCAGCAACGATCCCCGTCAGCACATCGCCGCTGCCGCCCTTGGCCATCGCCGGGTTCCCCGTCGTGTTCACACCCACGCGGCCATCCGGATGCGCAATCAGCGTCCGCCATCCCTTCAGCACCAGCGTCACGCCATACTCGGTGGCGAACCGCCGTGCCAACCCCACACGATCGGCTTCGACCTCCTTCACCGTCATCCCCACCAGCCGCGCCATCTCACCCGGATGCGGCGTCAGCACCACCGTCTTTTCCTTCGCGGCCTCTTTCAGCGCATCCGCGCGCCCCGCAAACGCATTCAACGCATCTGCATCGATCACCATCGACAGCGTCACTTGTTCCACAAACCGCCGCACAAACTCCGGAGTCGTCCCCACCTGCCCCAACCCCGGCCCAATCGCAACCACCGAGATCCCCTTCAGCAGCTCCGGCAGTTGCTTCTCGCTCAGGTGATCCAGCGCAATGCCACCAAGTTCGTTCCCTACTCCCTGCTCCCTACTCCCCACTCCCTGCTCCTGCAGCGGCGTCAGCATCAGCTCCGGAGCCACCGCAGCCACCGTCGCCAGCACCTCCTGCGGCACCGCCGCCGTCACCAGCCCGGCGCCCGCACGCATCGCAGCCAGGCTAGCCATCGAAGGCGCACCCGCCTTGCCCAGCGCCCCACCCATCAGCAGCACATGCCCAAACGTTCCTTTGTTGCTGTTGATGGCTCGCGGAGTCTCCGTCACACTCTTCGCCGTCCCCGCCCAGTGCAGCCCCGTCCCACTCACGACCGCGCTCTTCGGTGTTCCGATCCCCGCCACCACAACCGGCCCAAAAACCCTGTCGCCCGTCATCTGCCCAAACACATGCGCCAGCTTCGGGGCCGCAAACGTCACCACGGCATCCGCACGAAACGCGCCTTCGACCGTCGGCGTCACAGCATCGGCATCCCACCCGCTCGGCACATCTACCGCCACTACCGGTGCCACCATCTTCCCGATCAGCCCTCCCGCCGTCGCCGCCAGCCCGCGCAGTGGAGGAGTAAAGCCCGTCCCCACAATCGCATCCACGACCAGCCCCGCACCCTGCATCCCTGCCTGCAGCTGCTCCTCGTCCCACACCTCGCGCACCTCCATCCTCCCCCCGGAGTACCCAGCCTCGCTGCCCGCCGCATGCAGCCCCATCGCCGTAATCACCGCCGCGGCGAACGCCTTCACCGGCTCGCCCTTCAGTTCATTCGCCGCGCCCAGCAGCAACACGCGCACATTGCGCCCGCCCTCGGCCATATACCGGGCAGCCACCAGTCCATCCCCACCGTTGTTGCCCTTGCCGCACAGCACCACCACAAGCCCTGCGCCGCCAAACCGCCGCAGGCAGAACCGCGCCACCGCCGCGCCAGCGTTCTCCATCAACACAGAGACGGATACACCCGCTTCTACCGAGCGCCGGTCCGCCGCTCCCATCTCTGCTGCCGTCAGAATCTTCATTGCACACCTGTATCTATTCTTTCAGATGCTGAAACGGCGCCTCACAGACAATCGTCGCAGGCTGCAACAGTCGGCAGTCTGTTTCCGTCTTTCGTACCCACCCATCTGTCAGAAAAAAGAAACTACCGTCCGCTGGTCAGCGCCTGCTCCGTCGGCGCCTTCGGATTGAAGTACCCGCCGTCGTACATTGCGCGGTAGAACTGCCCTGTCAGCTCCGCGGCCTTCGGCCCGTACGTTGGCCGCCCGCCTTCCAGGAAGATCACCGTCACGATGCGCCCATTCGGCGTGTTTGCATAGCTCGCGAACCAGCCATACCGCGTCCCGTTGTTCGAGCACGTGCCTGTCTTTCCAAATACCGGAAACTGGTCGAAGTTCGTCCGCAGGCTCCGCGCCGTGCCATTCGAGAAGTCCACCGCCCCCTGCATCCCCGGCAGGATCTGCGGGATCACATTCGCGATGTCCAGCTGCCGCTTTATCTGCGGCACATAGTTCGCCACCTCGGCCTGGCTCGTCGGGTGCTGCAGATAATACAGCGTGCCGCCGTTCGCAATCGCGCTCACCAGCGCACCCAGCTGCAGCGGCGTCATGCTGATGCTCTCGCCAAACGAGCACATCCGGCCCACCCCGCCATCCTTCTGCGGCAGCACCACATCCGGATACACACCCAGGTGCTCACCCGGAATGTTGTACCCCGCCAGCTCGCCCAGCCCGAACATGTTCGCGTAGTACTTCACGCGCTCAAAGCCCATCGCGCGGCCCAGCACTTCGAAGTACAGGTTCACGCTCTTCGCCAGCGCATGCGTCATGTCCAGCGAGTAGTGTCCGCCCAGGTTCACCGGCGTGTTCGCCTTCACCAGCCCTTCCTTCAGCGCCGCCAGCGATACCGCAATCTTGATCGTCGAACACGGCTCCGCACCCGCGCTCAGCGCCAGCTTCTGGTTCACCATTGCCAGGATGCGCCCATTCGAAGGATCGATCGCCAGCGCCGTGCCGTTCATGTTGCCCAGCGCCGTAATCGCCGCCTGCCGCACAACCGGGTCTTCGCCAGCAGTCACATCGCCGGCCGTAATGTCATCGGCAAAGCTGCTCTCGGTAAACCGCTCGTAGTAACGCACCCGCCGATGCACCAGCCGTCCATGCACCCGCACCGTCGTCGTCGTCGACGCATGAAGACTCGCATGGCGCGCCCCTGCTCCATGTGTAACCGCTCTATGCGCAACCGCTCTGTGAGCCACCGCACGATGCCCGGCCACCCTGTGAGACACAGCCTTGCTTGCAGTCGACCGGCGCGCAGCCTTGCCATGCGCCACCGTCCGTCCTTCGCGGCCCTTCCCATTCGAGGCACTCGCAGCTCGTCCCGCCGCCAGCACCAGCACCAGCAGCACCCCCATCATCACTCCGAACGATCTCCGCCCTCGATGCATCCGCAAATCCTACTCCCTGTTTTCTATTCCCTACACTCCCTATTCCCTACTCACTGTCTTAATGCTGCTTCCGCAAAAACGCCGGAATATCCAACTCATCACCCTCACTCGTCCCCGTCTCGCCTCCAGCATAGCCCGCGAACGACGGCACCCGCGCCTCCGGCCACAGTGACGGTGAATCCTCAACCTCAAACGCTGCTGGCGCCGGGGCAGGCTCTGGCACATGGATCGGCTCAACCGGCCGCGAGATCACCGGCTCCGTCACAACAGGCAATGCGACAGCCTGCACCACGGGAGCCTGTGCCGTCGGGGCCTGCACCACCGGGGCCTGATACGCCGCCTTCGGCTCACGGAAGAAGTCATCATCGAATACCGATGCTCGCACCGATTCTGGCAACCGCTCCACGACCTCGGGCTGCCTCACCGCATGCACAGGCTCGTTCATCGGCTCTACAAACGTGGACTCCGGCATCGAAGCCACAGGCATGCTCTGCGCCGTCGGCGCAATCTCCTGCCGCGCCTGCTGCCGGGCCGCCTCGTAATAGCTCGAAGTCGGCACGTTCGGTCCAGGCGCAGTCACCACAGCACGCGATTCCTGCTCCGCCGCCAATTCGCTCGCAAACCGTGCCACCGGCTGCGCTGCGGGCGTCACCACCGGCTGGGCCACAATTCTCGGCTCCACTGCAGGCCTCGGCTCAATCGTCATCGCGGGCTCGGTCAACATCCGCTCGCGTCGTTCGCGCTTCTCCTCGTCGCGAAAGCCCGTCGCAATCACCGTCAGCTTCAGCTCATCGCCCAGCCGCTCATCCATCACCGCGCCAAAGATGATGTTCGCGTCCTCATGCGCCGCATTCTGAATAATCGTCGAGGCCTCATTCACCTCGCTCAGCTTCAGATTGCTCGACCCCGTAATGTTGATCAGAATCCCGCGCGCGCCGTCGATCGCACCGGCCTCCAGCAGCGGGCTCGCCATCGCGGCCATCGCCGCCTCGCGAGCGCGATCCGGGCCGCTCCTCACCGCCGTGCCCATCACCGCATAGCCCATGCCGGCCATCGTCGTCTTCACATCCGCAAAGTCGCGATTGATCACACCCGGAATCGTAATAATGTCCGAGATCCCCTGCACGCCCTGCCGCAGCACGTCGTCCGCAATCCTGAAGCTCTCAAAGAACCCGGCATCCTTCGCCACGGCCAGCAGCTTCTCATTCGGAATCACGATCAGCGTATCGACAGCATCCAGCAGCTCCTGCATCCCGCGCTCTGCCTGCAGCGTGCGGCGCTTGCCCTCAAAACCAAATGGCCGAGTCACCACAGCCACCGTCAGCGCACCCATCTCGCTCGCCAGCGACGCAATCACCGGCGCGGCGCCCGTACCTGTGCCGCCGCCCATGCCTGCGGTCACAAATACCATGTCCGCGCCTTCCAGCGCTTCAATGATCTTGTCCGAATCCTCCAGCGCCGCGCGCCGCCCAACGTCCGGGTTCGCGCCCGCGCCTAGCCCGCTCGTCAGCTTCACGCCCAGCTGCAGCTTCACCGGAGCGCTTGAGCTCTCCAGCGCCTGCGCGTCCGTATTCGCGGCGATAAACTCCACGCCCACCACACCCGCCGCGATCATGCGGTTCACCGCATTGCCGCCGCCGCCGCCTATGCCGATCACCTTGATCCGCGCGCTGCGCTGTGCTTCATCGTGATAGTGGATACGCAGTGGCCCTCCGCCCGGTTCTCCATTGTGTTCGGGGCCCGGTCCCTCCGTGGACGTGTAGGACATGTTTCTCCCTCTCCTCGTCTTGGTGCCTTCGCACCTCAGCGCCATACTTCTCTACATTCTGCGCTGCGAACTCGAAATCTCCGTACACCTTTCGACCGCCCGCATCTACCTCGATTACACCCACCACCTACGGCAGATGGAACACCACACCCGTCGCCAGCGAACGGACGCCGACCGACGACTTGCCGTCCAACGGCGACCCGCTCCCGATGCGGTTCATATTCCCGATCCCAATCTCCACCGCGCGAAAGTCTAGGAACGAAGCGATCCGGATGTCCGCGCCGACGAAGCCTTCATATTGCACAAACTTGTCGTAGTAGCGCGGCGCGCCCAGCGACCCTGTGGTCGTCGCATTCGTCGGCTCCGTCACATCGCTGTGCGCATAGCCAACCGACACCTGTGCATACGGCTTGAGCCAAGGAAACGGTGTATGCACCGACCCGCGCAGACCACCCAGCACATACTGTCCGCCCGCGCTGCCATTGCCGCCCGTCGCGCTCGACGCCGACTTGTTGTTGTGGTTCGCACCCGCGCGCACATCCACGCCCAGCCGCACCGGCCCAAACGACTTGAAGTCGTAGTACACGCCGCCCGACCCGCCCAGCGGATCGATTACGCCGGTCTGCCCGGCAGCCGAGCC carries:
- a CDS encoding class I SAM-dependent methyltransferase, which gives rise to MPSKKLQTAIHPREAVIHPFDQLHGTDTSGLIAGDIIARGTGVPVEELTAYYGIAPSILHRLLDHWLQRTAPLAPISRTVFLDVGAGKGRAMLLASQYPFLRIEGVELNATLAGVAHNNIALWQNDITSEALAPIALHHADATKHTLPPEATLAFLFHPFELPILRRFLRHVETSLAHNPRPFDLLYANAEHGSLLDRHPAFTRLWIGSVAMTPDDHLADLAAIAQQKEYGSTGDELCAIYRFTGRGA
- the tsaE gene encoding tRNA (adenosine(37)-N6)-threonylcarbamoyltransferase complex ATPase subunit type 1 TsaE → MREWTREKRLRTRSENGTLALGEMMTELLVAPKLVVLRGELGMGKTTLVRGMAAALGANADEVTSPTFTLVHEYKGRKTRLIHLDLYRLENETELETVGLWEMADAPDALVMVEWGDKFASVMERADAEVSISQGEVENERLLLVNWRDR
- a CDS encoding NAD(P)H-hydrate dehydratase — its product is MKILTAAEMGAADRRSVEAGVSVSVLMENAGAAVARFCLRRFGGAGLVVVLCGKGNNGGDGLVAARYMAEGGRNVRVLLLGAANELKGEPVKAFAAAVITAMGLHAAGSEAGYSGGRMEVREVWDEEQLQAGMQGAGLVVDAIVGTGFTPPLRGLAATAGGLIGKMVAPVVAVDVPSGWDADAVTPTVEGAFRADAVVTFAAPKLAHVFGQMTGDRVFGPVVVAGIGTPKSAVVSGTGLHWAGTAKSVTETPRAINSNKGTFGHVLLMGGALGKAGAPSMASLAAMRAGAGLVTAAVPQEVLATVAAVAPELMLTPLQEQGVGSREQGVGNELGGIALDHLSEKQLPELLKGISVVAIGPGLGQVGTTPEFVRRFVEQVTLSMVIDADALNAFAGRADALKEAAKEKTVVLTPHPGEMARLVGMTVKEVEADRVGLARRFATEYGVTLVLKGWRTLIAHPDGRVGVNTTGNPAMAKGGSGDVLTGIVAAMLAQYARSGKAEDVAQAVEAAVFLHGLAGDFAAVKQDEHTVLATDTVGHLCDAFRSRVRDEDGLTWVVGAAAR
- a CDS encoding penicillin-binding transpeptidase domain-containing protein; amino-acid sequence: MHRGRRSFGVMMGVLLVLVLAAGRAASASNGKGREGRTVAHGKAARRSTASKAVSHRVAGHRAVAHRAVAHRAVTHGAGARHASLHASTTTTVRVHGRLVHRRVRYYERFTESSFADDITAGDVTAGEDPVVRQAAITALGNMNGTALAIDPSNGRILAMVNQKLALSAGAEPCSTIKIAVSLAALKEGLVKANTPVNLGGHYSLDMTHALAKSVNLYFEVLGRAMGFERVKYYANMFGLGELAGYNIPGEHLGVYPDVVLPQKDGGVGRMCSFGESISMTPLQLGALVSAIANGGTLYYLQHPTSQAEVANYVPQIKRQLDIANVIPQILPGMQGAVDFSNGTARSLRTNFDQFPVFGKTGTCSNNGTRYGWFASYANTPNGRIVTVIFLEGGRPTYGPKAAELTGQFYRAMYDGGYFNPKAPTEQALTSGR
- the ftsZ gene encoding cell division protein FtsZ, whose translation is MSYTSTEGPGPEHNGEPGGGPLRIHYHDEAQRSARIKVIGIGGGGGNAVNRMIAAGVVGVEFIAANTDAQALESSSAPVKLQLGVKLTSGLGAGANPDVGRRAALEDSDKIIEALEGADMVFVTAGMGGGTGTGAAPVIASLASEMGALTVAVVTRPFGFEGKRRTLQAERGMQELLDAVDTLIVIPNEKLLAVAKDAGFFESFRIADDVLRQGVQGISDIITIPGVINRDFADVKTTMAGMGYAVMGTAVRSGPDRAREAAMAAMASPLLEAGAIDGARGILINITGSSNLKLSEVNEASTIIQNAAHEDANIIFGAVMDERLGDELKLTVIATGFRDEEKRERRERMLTEPAMTIEPRPAVEPRIVAQPVVTPAAQPVARFASELAAEQESRAVVTAPGPNVPTSSYYEAARQQARQEIAPTAQSMPVASMPESTFVEPMNEPVHAVRQPEVVERLPESVRASVFDDDFFREPKAAYQAPVVQAPTAQAPVVQAVALPVVTEPVISRPVEPIHVPEPAPAPAAFEVEDSPSLWPEARVPSFAGYAGGETGTSEGDELDIPAFLRKQH